From a region of the Haematobia irritans isolate KBUSLIRL chromosome 4, ASM5000362v1, whole genome shotgun sequence genome:
- the LOC142235869 gene encoding coiled-coil domain-containing protein 22 homolog, whose amino-acid sequence MDEVDKIIIHSLNQIGCKLHTDDNDVFVLENFNPDTLAKSVALCLQEIKPEITIPSSISENMNMAQRFSVASTLADMCVASGYRGDIGYQTFLYPNVVAIRRLFMFLIEQLPKVSESTNTTDGNTERNTYTLLMRDIKSKISNELTYPWVPQYCRGMANRKAAGSSSLAVDFNPQLNLHVPQNNGVETNVKEIVYQSPNIFQQMSAGEYDLVSSVLHKCATDMHTLPHSLDGIHLTGNRTNPIQSTLKPFKVDDLKEEANSVKREETTSSPIQNLIQEVDSLKQRSDLAIEERQQYNSKLAQIRHERLNIDTAVEAMKMQNKVHERTCVILENPNENLKKLEALIDKARERRLAVENQWTGHREQALKRIDELQKLRQTKNLQNIHELRKNIQEAENSLKDKTRIHIQLAEELKRGTIDVAPRKEYTKRIYEFIENIRKQRNDIYKILDDTRDLQKQLNSVSAQLQRQFNYTDDLLFQSAKVHVHAKQAYKLLASLHVSCSAICEMVSQTGQNTKEIRDFEVQIDRERMNNVGANLEKITRDIKQFQIATRQMQEESQTMYD is encoded by the coding sequence ATGGATGAAGTTGATAAAATAATCATACATTCACTAAACCAAATTGGTTGTAAGTTACATACCGATGATAACGATGTCTTTGTACTGGAAAATTTCAACCCCGACACACTTGCCAAATCCGTAGCCCTATGTCTGCAGGAAATTAAACCCGAAATAACAATTCCCTCGTCCATTTCCGAAAACATGAATATGGCTCAAAGATTTAGTGTTGCGTCTACATTGGCGGATATGTGCGTTGCATCTGGCTATCGTGGTGATATTGGATACCAGACGTTCCTATATCCCAACGTCGTTGCTATTCGTCGGCTCTTTATGTTCCTTATtgaacaattgcccaaagtttctGAAAGTACGAACACTACTGATGGAAATACGGAAAGGAATACATACACTCTCCTAATGCGGGACATAAAGAGCAAAATATCAAATGAATTAACATATCCATGGGTACCGCAATATTGTCGTGGTATGGCAAACAGAAAGGCGGCAGGTAGTAGTAGCCTTGCAGTTGATTTCAACCCACAATTGAATTTGCATGTTCCCCAAAATAATGGAGTTGAAACAAATGTAAAAGAAATTGTATATCAATCTCCAAATATATTCCAACAAATGTCAGCAGGTGAGTACGATTTAGTAAGTTCTGTGTTACACAAATGTGCTACCGATATGCACACCTTACCACATTCTCTCGATGGAATACACTTGACTGGTAATAGAACAAACCCAATACAATCTACCTTAAAGCCCTTCAAAGTTGATGATCTGAAAGAGGAGGCTAATTCAGTCAAGAGAGAAGAGACAACCAGTTCACCAATTCAGAACTTGATACAAGAAGTCGATTCTCTGAAACAACGAAGTGATTTAGCAATCGAAGAACGTCAACAATACAATTCCAAATTAGCTCAAATACGGCACGAGCGTTTGAATATTGATACAGCTGTCGAAGCAATGAAAATGCAAAACAAAGTACATGAGCGTACATGTGTCATTTTGGAAAATCcaaacgaaaatttaaaaaaactcgAAGCATTGATTGATAAAGCCAGAGAGAGGCGATTAGCTGTTGAAAATCAGTGGACAGGACATAGAGAACAAGCGCTAAAAAGGATAGATGAATTGCAAAAATTgcgacaaacaaaaaatcttcaaaacatTCACGAACTACGAAAGAATATACAGGAGGCGGAAAACAGTTTGAAAGACAAAACTAGGATACATATACAGTTAGCTGAAGAGCTAAAACGTGGCACAATAGACGTGGCTCCACGTAAGGAGTACACAAAACGAATTTACGAGTTCATTGAAAACATACGAAAACAACGTAATGACATATACAAAATTCTGGATGATACACGCGATCTTCAGAAACAGCTGAATTCCGTATCGGCACAACTACAACGTCAGTTCAACTACACTGACGATTTACTCTTCCAAAGTGCAAAAGTTCATGTGCATGCAAAGCAAGCATACAAGCTTCTTGCATCCTTACATGTCTCATGCAGTGCAATATGCGAAATGGTATCGCAAACTGGTCAAAACACTAAAGAAATTAGGGATTTTGAAGTTCAAATTGATCGCGAACGTATGAACAATGTCGGTGCGAACTTAGAAAAGATAACAAGagatataaaacaatttcaaattgcAACAAGACAAATGCAAGAAGAAAGCCAAACAATGTATgactaa